TACATCTGGCAGTTCGGAATCGCCTTGGTAGTATTGATTGGCGGTATCATGGCGGCGAAAGGTTCGATAACGATCGGTGACTTCGTGGCTTTCACGAGCTATATCTTCCTGCTGGTCTTCCCGATGTTTGACATCGGCCAGTTCATCGTGAAAGGTCGACAGTCGGCGGTCAGCATTGGGCGCCTGATGGAGATTCAGAATTTCCCGGCTATGGTGTCCAATCACAACGGTGACCACAGCGCGATTGATTTCGAGAAGATTCGTTTCGCGAATGTGTCATTTCGCTTCGCAAACAGCGAACACTACTCGCTGAAGGACGTCGAATTCGAAGTCAACAAGGGTGAAACGGTTGCCTTGGTGGGTCGCGTCGGATCCGGCAAGAGCACGGTGATTAACCTTTTGACGCGCCTGGTCGATCCGAATGAAGGAATGATCATGTTAGATAGTCGTCCTTTGAAATCGCTCTCATTGGATAACTATCGCGACATCATCGGCTATGTTCCTCAGGAACCGGTGCTGTTTTCGGACACGATCGAAGGCAATGTCCGATTCGGGGACAATTCGATCTCTGCCGAGAAGGTCACCGAGGTAATCAAACTCGCGCAGCTCGATTCGCAGCTTGAGCGTTTTCCGAACGGTCTGCAAACGCGCATCGGCACACGAGGGTTGACGATCTCGGGCGGCGAGAAACAGCGCGTTGCGATTGCGCGAGCATTGGCGCGGAATCCGAAGATATTGATTCTCGATGATTGCACTTCTGCGCTCGATGCCCGAACGGAGGAGCGCCTGTGGTCGGCATTGCACGAGGTAATGCCCGACATGACCTGCTTCGTTGTGACGCATCGCGCCAAGACTCTGCGCAAGGCTAACAAGATCCTGCTCTTTGAAGAAGGCAAGATCATTGACCGCGGCACGCACGATGAATTGCTTGTGCGTTCGGATTCTTATCGCGAGCTGTACTCGCGGAGTGAATTGCAGGAAGCTGTTGAAGGGTAAGATTGTTCTCACTCTCTCTTGGCAGAGCATGAGAGAGTGAGAATCACTAATCGCTACAGATGGTAAAGCATCGCATAGACTGCGATGCCGCTAATCGAGACAAACATCCACACCGGCCAGAGCCAGCGTACGATGCGTTGATGCTTTTCGAATCGCCCCTTCAGTGCGTGAGTTACAGCGACAATTATGAAAGGGGTCATCAGAGCTGCAAGTATGACATGCGGTATCAGAATCGCAAAGTAAACCGGTCGTGTCCAATCGTGATGTGGATACGGTACGGAACCCACACCGTAGTGGTAGATTAGATATGTGGTCAGAAACAGAGCC
This is a stretch of genomic DNA from bacterium. It encodes these proteins:
- a CDS encoding ABC transporter ATP-binding protein, whose protein sequence is MWNKFKWLMSGYSNHKLALTWLVVGTPAIAAIAMLQPMVLKYLFDVVKYGKGELPALLQPIGAMLQRYELSPLAEALTIQLILAVVVLVVYNALQGTRAYMNQRLEWEFRQRAFASTTEKGPDFFNAFRTGDLVTRMTDDVAEKLAWFACSGIFRFYEAVLIVVIGVAMMLTLDVRLTVYTVTPLPILIIIFMFTSSSLDKRFDNLQARISDLNNAMESCFSGTRVVKAYNREEAWKEKFAATIGARRKAEISTVRAWAAIDSLYMYIWQFGIALVVLIGGIMAAKGSITIGDFVAFTSYIFLLVFPMFDIGQFIVKGRQSAVSIGRLMEIQNFPAMVSNHNGDHSAIDFEKIRFANVSFRFANSEHYSLKDVEFEVNKGETVALVGRVGSGKSTVINLLTRLVDPNEGMIMLDSRPLKSLSLDNYRDIIGYVPQEPVLFSDTIEGNVRFGDNSISAEKVTEVIKLAQLDSQLERFPNGLQTRIGTRGLTISGGEKQRVAIARALARNPKILILDDCTSALDARTEERLWSALHEVMPDMTCFVVTHRAKTLRKANKILLFEEGKIIDRGTHDELLVRSDSYRELYSRSELQEAVEG
- a CDS encoding DUF420 domain-containing protein: MDYSILPSVNATFNAISAILLALGYINIKRGRRETHRKIMIAALTSSALFLTTYLIYHYGVGSVPYPHHDWTRPVYFAILIPHVILAALMTPFIIVAVTHALKGRFEKHQRIVRWLWPVWMFVSISGIAVYAMLYHL